A stretch of DNA from Lycium ferocissimum isolate CSIRO_LF1 chromosome 4, AGI_CSIRO_Lferr_CH_V1, whole genome shotgun sequence:
TTACGTATGAAAACAAACtacaccaaaaaaagaaagtaacaatgataataaaatattaaaaacagTATACACCTGGGGGAATAATTCTTTCGCTATAAACTAGTACAAAAAGTTCGAATTGTATTTAAGATCTTGATTCTTGACGAATTAGGAGGATTGAATTATAATCTTGCATGTGGCAGCTGACAACTAAAGGCCAGTAATTACTACCAAATTTAGAAGGGCAATTAAGCCTctttagggtggtctttaaatttcaCTTACGcgtttgaaatctttaaatttttgtctTTCGATTAAAATTCATGGGTTCCAAGTTCGAACACAAACGATcgaaaaatttttaaaaaaaaattcgcaagcgagtttaaatttcgctatcttAGCGTACGCACgtgaaaaaaattacaaagttatCTGCGGActggcatacttatgccttatgggcagacttggcataagtaactttggtaattccttcacaagtttatgtcgggtccggcataaaagtttgtccTCAAAAGTATGCCTCATAAGCATGAAGGAATTACGAAAGTTATCTtgggacccgcatacttatgccaagtacgctataaggcataagtatgcgggtccgcataaatttggtaattcatgaGGAGTATCTTGGGTCCGGCATACTgtgcgacccaaaccttgccttgcggtttttttttttttaatttatcttgagcgggggttcgaactcgaactCTCGCGATTTCGCGTGAAcgctcaaagttgcaatgcgaagggcaaaaattaaagaccagcaatgtgaggggcataatttaaagaccacaaatatgaggggcaaaatttaaagatcatcCCAAAAGAaaggcaatccgcgcaaaaaaatgaatttagaaGCCTACATTAATTGGGTCAACTAAATGATGTGATACTTGTGCATATGGGTGTACATGAATCgagttggttcggatttttcaaataccaaatcaaactaattatgtcgggtttttaaatttacaaatcaaatcaaattaataaaattcgagtttttcaacctcggattttctcgggttctttgggattttttttccgaaaaagtcttcatacaaaacacataacttttacttcaaatatttctttagtcctagtaagatacaactatataattaaggtgtttcttagaaaataacacaaaatgtgagatgattgatgacattgtattaaaatattcaacaaaaaagataataaaatcagTTAAATAAATATCGCTAATTAATAaaccataaagaaaatgatcataatccaaaaatactaagtcatgctaaaataaatacGGCAAATAAGTACTtctattaattacatgacaaaggagaaaataaaattaagttatgtattttcattttctaaatcaattatgcaaaattaaaaaatagatatctaatattattgtcattcctagtgttagaattgaatttcatTTGTTAAcatagtgttgagttggttttggtttggattttatttgagttactaacatctatgggccataaaacttattgacattaaAGATTGTAAGTCCAAGCTTGAAATAGTATGTTAAGAGACaaaaaactataaaaaattttaagaaatatttataaattacattacaaataaatttttttatgtataaaatattttaaagaatTGAATACTTGTAATGTCGGTtaatttggttcggtttgacttttttttatttaaccaaaccaaatcaattataatcggattttttttttcaataccaAACTAAGTCAAAACAAACCGctagccaaattttttttctcaagttaaCTTGAATTATCGATTTGGTGCGGTTTATCGATTTTCTTTGTACACCTCTACCTGTGCACCGGGCATGTACCAAGCAAGTCAACGAATTAATTAAGCTGACAATTTGTATTAGGCAAATACGCCGACAGTTATTTTTGAAATACTTTTCCAAACAACGAATGACTTACTTTCTGAAGGATTAAGAATTGATAGCGCCAAAAATTGGATGGTGTTTTGCACCGAGAACATGATGAAATTTTTTGGTTATTGTCATTTGGAGTAATtaagggaaaatacataaaaaaaaaaaaaaaaaacctaacgtatactcggattaattttgactcacccaacctttgcgggcgacctattaccctcctagccttatttttttttcagtatTTTTGTACCCTTTTTCGGCCATTTTTATACGACCCACTTTTTAGTGTTAGGTGTGATACACGCGCCCAGTCTTCTTCttcgtcatttttttttcagtttgcTCAGGTCTTCTTGGATTTGattactacaaaaaaaaaaaaaaaaaaattgcaaaatcagAAAATCTAAAAGTAGAAACCACTGTTATTGGTGATTTTCTTGAAGTAGTGTGTCATTGTTTGAGTTTATATTAGTCATGAACAGATctaaaagttcaaaaaaaaaaaagtatcagCATGTTCTTGGTCTGTTCGTTGAAactattgcaaaaaaaaaaaaaaattgcaaaatcaacATGTATTGGTTATACAGTGGGGGGTAATAGGTCACTGATactattgaaaaaaaattgcaaaatcagAAAATCTAAAAATAGTAACTGGGTGTGTTCGGGTCACTATTTCGGTCTCAGATCTATGCAAATCTATTTGATTTTTGTGGTTTAAATTGGGAGTTATTGTTTGAAGTATGAATTTGAGCTGAACCTAAGTGAACTTTGagatttgaaaaatgaatgTGGGCTTGAAAACGTGAACCACCATTGCTGGTTTCTTCATTGTCCGAAAGCTGCGGATTGAAATCTGGGTGTTGCCCATGTGTTGTTAAAATCAGCTTGTCATAATAGATTGGAGCTAAAACTCATTTTATTGACTGATTAGAGAGGCTTGGAAGTgataaaagttttgaaaacctccattgttgaaattttgaagaagtCGGAAAGGTGAGCTAGTGTTTTTTGGATTCCTTTGTTGGATTGAACCTATTGGAGAAGGACGTCGAAGCTAGAGAACGTAATAACCATGGAAAGGTGAAAAATTCAAAGCAAAGCAGTCCGCCATTGACGAGCTCCATTGAAGCTTCGAGTTCGAAGTTTCGGGTTGCCACAAACGAACTCCGATTTGAATGGGTAATATCTCAAAAGAACTGAAACGTCGAGAGGAGTTCGAAACCTGAAATTTGGGGCtgtttggttgagatttgaggTGTATTTGGTTGGATTTTAAGCAGTTGCTAGACGAAGAAGATGAACAGTAAAATGTCATgttaaaaaataaggaaaagactaaaatttaaaaaaattctgacATGGCGCTGACGTGGCCATGTTAAAAAATACCCTCACGCGCTGCTGCTTCGCGTTGACACGCCCATGTAATAaatggtacaaaaatacagaaaaaataaggccggAGGGGTAATAGGTCACCCGCAAAGGTGGGTGCAGCATAATTAATCTGAGTATACGTTGAGGggatatttatgtattttcccgaGTAATTAATACAGAGTAAGAGTTAAAATGTAGGCAAAGGAAAATGTTGTCCACACATGTGTGAAAggttgtttttcttctttttgataGAAATTGAGTTTTTGTTAACCAAATACTAGAAAATGAGTTTATcatacaattttatttttttccaaactaaAACATAATTCTAGAATAACCTTTTCTGCCACTATAATTTTTTATTCTAAGATACTGATCATTATTACGAGCTTTTTTAAAAATGCACAAATGAGATACTTTGAGGACTggtgtttaaattttgccccaaTATTAGAAACTTTTATTGATATAAGACGAGGTGTGATAGTAGTTAATAAAGTGGATTAAGAATCACAAGCTCTCACGTTCAAATTTCAGtagagaagaaaaaatattaagtgATTTCTTTCGATATGTCCAAGTTTTGGTGAATGGAGTTGCTAGATACCTCTATTGGTGGTAGGTAACATCCCCGTGCAAATAGCTGAGGTGTACACAAGCTGTGGCAGAGCCAGGATTCGCGATAATGTGATtcaaaagatgaagaaataaacATTCGAAGAAGcccaagggggttcaacatctactatatatacataaaaaataattttaatcatgtATAAATAGTGTAATTTTCCGCCGAACCCCCTTGAAACACAATCCGCCCGTACAAAAGCCGGACACGATATtaagattataaaaaaaaaatgtgcacAAAAATAAAACCAAGGAAAATAATTCTATTTGCACAAATCTCCCAACAAATCACATGAATCTTCTTGAAAAGAAAACCCAACGTAGCAAATACTCGTAAAGAaataattgcacggtttgccaTTCAAAGAAACATGGTGTCCAAGCCTTGATGAACAAAATTGCTCGATACCTGTATTAGTGAAAGTTAATAAATacttcataaaaataatttgaggTGTGCATAAGTTGAACCGAATATCACGATTATACAAAAAATGGCATAACTTTTCCATTGTGtgtgtggggtgggggtgggggagggggcGAGGGGGCGCATAATTTTACACAAGTTATGTTCCGTCCGTCTACTTCTGCACAATATAGCCGAACAAGGACAGAAGTTACACAGCAAGTTTGAAATGATCCCATTTGCACATATCTCCCGACAAAATGACAAATCACGTATATCTTTTGACAAGGAAACCCAAATTACGAAAATAACAAAGGGATACTTACCCATTTGTACAGCCCAAACAAAGAGTTTACAATAACTATAGCCCAATACTTTTTTACATCTGCATAACATCAGGCAAACTATGTTCACACTGAAATTCACGAAGCCAGATTTCtttcaatattatttttttaaaaattcttccCCAATCTACCTTAGAGATGTATAAAAGTGGGTATACACTTTGataagtgtgtgtgtatatgttacgtatacatttttatacattatGATGCATTATTTGTACATTACATATACACGTTTATACATTATCATACATTacttatacattacatatatgtatatgtgttgtatcTACTTTGTATAACCTTGTATATACAGTATACAACTATGTTTAAACAATATATTCACACTATTTCTGAGGTATGTGTTAGGATATTAATTGGATGATGGTTAAAGATGATAATATTTTTTGGACGAACCAAAGTCGGAAATTTGAAGCCAAAAAGAGAACGATTAGGTCAAAACCTAAAGAACTCCATTGATATTTTTAAGCTTCCCGTGAAAGTTCAGATCTGCAAATTTTGTTGCTTAGAAAGTCATGTTTAAAGTCACGTCTTTGTTTGAGGAAGATTATCAGAACGAGTCTTGTTACGAGTCTTGTTTTgtaagaagaagaggaaaaaaccGACAAAATATAATAACACAGAAAATATATCCAAGAAAAAATAACAAGGAGGGAAGGCGGACAGAAAGAACTAGCTTTAGGATACTCTATTTCGAAAACCTGCTGCCTTTGAATTGAAATATTAATCCCAACGACGGCCAGTTCTTACTCACCGCTGTAGACTTACGATCTTTTCTACTTACCGTTTATGAATTAAAGAGCGTTAATTATAGATTTTATAGCCGCTTGTGTTAAATTGGGTAAGAAGTGGATAGTTGAGCTAAACATGGTGACTTAGATGGCCGAATGGACATGGGCCTTAATTGTCCCAATAACTAACAAATCACATTTACCTGCCGTAGATactttttttgtgcggattgcccttcaaatgcactggtctttaattttgcccctcaaattgctggtctttaattttttacttcGCCTAATatgatgaggtttggggttcgagccgcgctcagtaaaaaaaaaaaaaaaaaaaaatcgcaagacagagtttcatagcaaaattaggcctgtTCGGGTTAAAGtcaggccttaaggcagagtcttgcaaaattccaactgagtaaaaaaaaaaaaattatcttaatgcAAATCTCTACCTTAAGtcagagttttgccttatgcctgaaggcaaaactccgccttaaggtagagtttgccttatgcctgaaggcaaaactctaccttaagtaGAGTTTGTAATCAAACTCTGCCTAAAGATAGTCAAAatttgccttgcgaatccaaactcgaccttgaaatttttttaaaatttttttattgagcGGAGATTTGAATCAAGAACCAAAGGATTTTAGCGaggtacaaaaattaaagaccaccccagaaAAAGGATAATCATGCAAATTGCCCAAATAGTCCCATGGGCGTAGCCCATAAGCATCAACTTCAAATTGAGTAGGCACTTTCTTCTTTAAAAGGTCGGGCCCAAATAAATTAGGATTACACTGTATTCCCACCAACTGCACCAACCGGTACTCAGTTAGGTGCCATCTTCTCAAACACAGAATCATTTTTTGCAAAGACAACTTAAATTTTAAGCAGAAAGGTTTATTTTTAACGACACCCATCAACGGGAAGATTAAAATGGAGGGGTTGATGAGTTTTCAGGCGAATTCTGTTGGTGCTGTATCTAGAAAGCAAAGCTCGGTACTAATGCCTACATTCTCTCCAAACAATACTAGTTCAAGAGTTTCTGTTCAACCAATTGGAATGGTGAGAAATTCCAAGTTGTTTAATTCATTTGTTGCTTCAGTTCAGCCCCTTGAAGCTTCTGCGGTAACCCCTATTGACAACACGTTACCATCTAAAGGTAAATATCAGGATCTGTGATCGTCCTTGATAGGGCTAATATGTATGTAAGTGAAAAATTGATTCTTGTTTTCAGACCTATAACATCTGTCGTATTTTGTTATGGGTTTGTTATTTTTTGAATATATCTAATCATGCTTGTATAATGAAATGAACCCGAGTAATGCACAACTCATATAGAGAACTAAGGTGTGTTCGGTAAGAAGGAGAATGTTTTTcacagaaaatattttcttggaaaattagTGAGCTTCTTACTtatttcttgtgtttggtaagtaagcaaACAATATTGTCCAAAAAACATTTGTATAATCTAGGCAAATACTATGGAGGATGTGTGGTGGGGTAGGGGTGTGGGGACGGTGGGGATGCAACGTGTAGGAGGGTTAGAAGGAGACAATCAATGTGGAATGACActatggaacttgttttccctacttttaatAGGGAAATCATTTTCCTTACTTTAAGGAatttgttttcctagagaaaatattttcaaaaattttgacctACCAAACATGGAAAAATGATACCAGACACACCGTTAATGTAGCTGACCCCAACTAGTTTGGGATTTTGACGAAGTTGATTGATTGATGCTTGTAAGATGAAATATGGGATTGGTTCTGTTATAGATAGAATTGATTGTAATTCTGTGGTTGGCTGAAGGTTTTTTGAATTATGTTAGAGGTTCTTGATATTTGGCAAAATGCGGATGCCGTATGCTTTGATGTGGATAGCACTGTTTGCGTAGATGAGGGCATTGATGAATTTGCAGAGTTTTGTGGTGCTGGAAAGGCTGTAGCGGAATGGACTGCTAGGTTAGTTTCCTTTTTTAATGTGGCAAATAATCGTTCTAATCTAATGTTAAATGCGTTAGGATTTCATATCCCATTTATCTTGTCTTTGACAGGGCAATGAATGGGTCTGTCCCTTTTGAAGAAGCATTGGCAGCTCGTCTATCTCTTATTAACCCTTCATTGAAACAACTCCAAGATTTTCTTAAGAGACCTCCACGGTAACAATGTGTCTTTTATCACCTTTGCATTGCcattgttattatcattatttactAAGCCAAAAGACAAAGAAGTATCGAGTCACTTGAATTTTATACTACGTCGGCAAAACGAGGTTATTTAGAGAGATGAATCTGATTCTCTTACAGTTACATTTGAGTGTGATTTACTTGATAGTTATGAACTATTATCTGCTATTGCCCCTTAATTAGGGGCCTTGATCATAGCTGCCAACTTAGTTATTTTAACACTTTTGTCTGGGCATGCTATATGGTGGTTGTCACTTGTCAAATTTTTTTCCCATTGATTTCTTAAAAACCTTTCTGTGTTGATGTTCAGATGTTATACCTGTTTGGGTTCATGATTCAGCAATTTGAGACTAATTGCAGACATGTTAATTGGCCACTTCTGGGgatatactgggtatgttgcaGACATGTTAATTGGCACAAAAACTAGCAATTGATAATTTCTATGAAGCAACCAATACATGTGGATTGCATGATTTAAAATGCTAATGGTTCCTTTCTAGCCTTGATAAGTTGTAGGCTTTAGCCTTCTTCAGTAGTTATCAACTTACCATAAGAGTACGGTTTAGACAACACTGGTAGTAGTATCACTGTATCAAACACTCAACCACCTCGGTCTTTTCAGGATCTTTAAGCGATTAGCAAATTTTAGGAGAGGCCGATGTCCCTGCCAGCTCTTTCTTCACTATGGcattagaaaggaaaagagatgGCTTGAAGAGAAGAGCCACTTAACCTTTCATCAATTTAGGAAATTATTGAGAAAAGGGTCAGAGGCAGTTTGAACTGTAAGTCTGTGATAAGAAGCAAGATAAGCTCAAGCCTAGATTCAGCCTTTGTAATATAAAAGCTTGGCCTTAGTATACCACAGATGAAGGAACTCGTCTCAAAAGACTAAATTGTATGCCAAAGTCAATAGCAAATAAATGTTGCAGTTGATTGGTTCCTCCAAACTTCATCACTTGTATTCCTTCAACCATCTGTTAGTTTGAAAGAATAACAAAAACATACAGTTTTGTGAATCAACTTTCAGCATGTTCAGTTTGCAAACCTTCGTCTCTCTACTTGGTATACTATGATTTCATCATATAGCAAATGCTAAAGGAAAGTCCAGCGAGTTCATAAATTTTCACTgaaaagacattttttttttgggaaaggaTTCAAAGGTATCTGGCCTAATCcatcaaatcaactttagtctggtGTTCATTTTGAGGCTATCTGATTGTTTACTTTATTCGCTGAGGTTGCTGAAATCTTTTCTGGTTTTAATTGGTGCAGACTTTCTCCTGGCATTGATCTATTGGTCAAGAAGCTGAAGGATACAAATAAAGATGTTTATCTCGTGTCTGGAGGGTTTCGTCAAATGATCAATGTACATCCCTTTTTCAAACATTCAGTTTACGGTTAGTTTTATTTGTCTATCTTGTATCCATATAAACATATCAAGGATAAGGTGTTGTAACTTGTACACCCCTCCTAAAATATTAAGAAGTTTTGAACTATTCCGGGCGGGCGTCGAGCTTCATTCTGGAAATTCTTCTATTCTTGGGTACTGTAAGTAATCTCCAAATTTTTAATTTGCAATATGCTTTACTGGGAAAGCTATGTTGTTCGGAGTCTTTAAAAATGCCGTCTGGTGCATGTCGGATCCTCTAAAAGTAGTCATTTTTGGAAGATCTGATATGGGTGCAGTGCGGTACTGCAGCAACATTTCTGGTGAATCCGGGGAAGGGTGGCAGTTAAAATGTTGTCAACGTAAGAATAGATTCCTTTTGAGGAAAGATGGCTTACCTTTAATATGATGAAAGATTTTGGGTGGCCACTTGGTTTAGTTTATCATAGTGTCCAATTATACTTTAAAAATTCTGCTAGTTACCAATATTTGCTTCAGTTATTTAGGTGAAAAATGTGTCTTGATGAGTGTAGTTCGCTTAGTCATCATCATATCTCCCTTTTTCCCTTTCCTATACGTCACCTTTTAATTGTGTTGATCCTGCAATTTGGTGTATTATCTAACTTGCTTTCTGACTATAACTCTTTCATAAAGCCTGTTGCATCGATCCTTGGTATACCGCTTGAAAATATCTTTGCCAATCAAATACATTTTGGGAGTAATGGAGAATATGCTGGGTTTGATAAAAATGAGCCAACTTCAAGGAAGGGAGGGAAAGCTACTGCAGTTCAACAATTAAGAAAGGTTGGTTTGGACTGCTGGTGAATTTGGTTGTTTATTTTGACAAAACTTCTTGAAGATGCTCATAAAGCTAAGCAATATTTCAGGCTCATGGATACAAGTCACTGGTCATGATCGGTGATGGTGCTACTGATCTTGAGGTAAGTAACCAATATCCTTGTCCTCCGTTTAACCACCTGTTCCGAGTTCCTGCCgcatatatgaaaagaaaaagcgGGTGATAAATGTGGCGTTTGTTTGAAAATCTGCACATACAAAGTCTGCGACTctgtttttcagttttttttttttttcttgttcttttgttgcAAACCTTGTTAAGTTGTTTGAATTTCGAAAATGTTCAAAGGACATCCTAAGATGATCATCTTGTGACTTTTAAGAACAAACTAAATCTAATGGTCTGTTTATTAATCTTTCTGACTTGCTCCGACACCAAATCTAAGAGATTGAAAAAGCCCATTGTGATGAAGGATTCCCGAAAAATTAAGTAGTAGTAGTCCATTCTAGAAAGCGAGTGGATTTTATAAGTTCCCAAAAATTGAAGATACATattgagaaattaaaagaattcCAATTATATGTGGAAACACATCAATTGGTTGAACGCTGATAAAAGAAAGAGATGTCATGTCTCTTTAGTTGCTTAGAGGTCAAACCTGTTTGCTCTTGTTTATACATTATTCTATGAACTGTTTGCAGACTCGGTATGATATCTCTTAAGACAACTTTTGTCCTTGTCTCCAATTTTTATTGCAGGCTCGTATGCCAGGTGGTGCAGACTTATTTGTTTGCTATGGAGGAGTTCAACTAAGAGAACCAGTTGCAGCTAAAGCGGATTGGCTGGTGTTTAATTTTAAGGACTTGATTAATTCATTGGTGTAATGTCCTACGCTTCGCTCTTTCATCAATATTATTTTTTCGGGGCTTAGCTAGCCTTGTACTTCGATTCTTGATGTCACTTATTTGGCTATTAAACTTTGTAAGATAAGCGCAAATATATTGGATCTTAGAAAAGAGCAAAATGATTGGGAGCTTAGCGCTTATTCTGCATTGTCACTTGTACTGTGCATTTTCTGGAATAATTATTGGACTGTTGCAACTAGAATGAACGAGGCGCGCTTTCGGAGAGAAGCTATCTTTGCTCTTTAGCATAACAATCTTGTCCCTTTCGTGTTTTCGATTGTATTGCGTGGAGTCCGTTGCATTTTGCACCTCTAACGTATGCCATCTTTTGTGATTTGCACCCTAATCTATTTATTTTAATGATTTGCATCCTAACCTACTCATTTCTTTGCAAAACAAGAAAACTActctttttaaataaatttaaaagggtaaaataggaaatacATTGAAAATATTCATTCAGATTGAGTATCTGATGTATGGCAATATGGCATCGCTGACTTCCGGCATCACTCCATCTCTTCTTCCTGTTTCTACCTAATATGATATGAACGTCTATTTGCCTGTTTGCCACCAATTTAACatgatatataaaaaattaaaaagaaaccacaattttgtttttttggttcTCAATTGAAACAATTCAACAGTGTAGTTAACGAACAGAAATATAACTGTGAGACagttcaaaagaaataaataaacaaacatAACTGATGAGacaatcaaaaaataaaaataaaataatcaaatatttaccaaaacaacAACATCCCTAGCAGCTAAAGCAACAATATCAGAACAAGACACAATCGCAGGGAACACTGCTTCTACTTCTGTTTTGACTCTTTCTGCAATGAACAAAAACATATGTCTTTCTGCATTTGCCCCACTTTCTATCAAAATTGATCCGTCGTACCCAAaccatttcttttgttttcgtATTTTTCATTAGCAGATAATTAACATGCCGGAAGTCAGCGGTGCCATTCATCAGATACTCAATCTCAATGAAAATTTTCAATGTATTTCCTATTTTATCCTCttagaattttttaaaaaaaagcagTATTCTTGTTTTGCAAAGAAATGAGTATCACAAAAAAAGGCATACGGATTCTATTGCGTGATATGTTGCAAATGTTTGGTTGAAAGATCAAGAGTT
This window harbors:
- the LOC132052877 gene encoding phosphoserine phosphatase, chloroplastic: MEGLMSFQANSVGAVSRKQSSVLMPTFSPNNTSSRVSVQPIGMVRNSKLFNSFVASVQPLEASAVTPIDNTLPSKEVLDIWQNADAVCFDVDSTVCVDEGIDEFAEFCGAGKAVAEWTARAMNGSVPFEEALAARLSLINPSLKQLQDFLKRPPRLSPGIDLLVKKLKDTNKDVYLVSGGFRQMINPVASILGIPLENIFANQIHFGSNGEYAGFDKNEPTSRKGGKATAVQQLRKAHGYKSLVMIGDGATDLEARMPGGADLFVCYGGVQLREPVAAKADWLVFNFKDLINSLV